One genomic window of Octopus bimaculoides isolate UCB-OBI-ISO-001 chromosome 2, ASM119413v2, whole genome shotgun sequence includes the following:
- the LOC106867206 gene encoding uncharacterized protein LOC106867206: MDAGHLYMIKEEATDRNTESSLLAAAAAVKQQQKLNRSGETPLYCSTERILKNNPHQKVAPDQIRDGIRRITEKYDSLGKMLSQCDNTRNNLKKTPMSDASSDISDVPPSTASTSSTGVSETLSEHDLLQVEMFYKSHKTEVFVCHCQANLYFGSVRQSSECDQWEYAMTGIPLLVLDTGEHHRKRRLHFILAEKGTGFVMWKDVIDHLTKYSAPSSSFHTLHISIDHTKLAGLSFDDTEAAAQFYEVLRQLTSDPNDDILNLSRSKKNKKKEQKPKNKKFKAPRKTDISQPCCFVHVTKLERTDNSGNAACAFKSTLPSEMKHSSSSELSEDSATEQYK; the protein is encoded by the coding sequence ATGGATGCTGGTCATTTGTACATGATTAAAGAAGAAGCTACAGATCGTAACACTGAGAGTAGTCTTTTggccgctgctgctgccgttaaGCAGCAGCAGAAATTGAATAGAAGTGGTGAAACACCACTCTATTGCTCAACAGAAAGGATTCTAAAAAACAACCCACACCAGAAAGTTGCACCCGACCAAATTAGAGACGGCATTCGACGCATTACAGAAAAGTATGATTCATTAGGTAAAATGTTGTCGCAGTGTGATAATAcgagaaataatttgaaaaaaacacCCATGTCCGACGCATCTTCCGATATTTCTGATGTGCCGCCCTCGACAGCAAGCACGTCAAGCACAGGTGTTTCAGAAACTCTTTCAGAGCACGATCTCCTTCAGgttgaaatgttttataaaagtCACAAGACTGAAGTATTTGTTTGCCACTGTCAAGCAAATTTATACTTCGGCTCTGTGCGCCAGTCATCCGAATGTGATCAATGGGAATATGCCATGACAGGTATACCGTTGTTAGTGCTAGACACTGGCGAACATCACCGGAAAAGAAGACTACATTTCATTCTTGCTGAAAAAGGAACGGGTTTTGTGATGTGGAAAGATGTAATAGATCATTTGACAAAATATAGCGCTCCAAGTTCGAGTTTCCACACCTTGCACATCTCTATCGACCATACGAAATTAGCTGGCCTCAGCTTTGATGACACTGAGGCAGCGGCTCAGTTCTACGAAGTTTTACGACAGTTAACCTCTGACCCAAATGACGACATCCTTAACTTAAGCCGgtcgaagaaaaacaaaaagaaagaacagaaaccGAAAAATAAGAAATTCAAAGCTCCCAGAAAAACAGACATATCGCAGCCTTGTTGTTTCGTTCATGTTACTAAACTGGAACGCACAGACAATAGCGGCAATGCCGCTTGTGCGTTCAAAAGTACGCTCCCAAGTGAAATGAAACATTCAAGTAGTTCTGAGCTGTCAGAAGACTCCGCTACTGAGCAGTATAAGTAA